Genomic segment of Harmonia axyridis chromosome 6, icHarAxyr1.1, whole genome shotgun sequence:
CAACCCTGGATCAGGAATTTGAAATGTCTCCGAAAGTACTATTATATGGACCCCTTCGTCACCACTATTTAACAATAGCTCAAGctcgttgaaatttttttctatgcttCTTATATTCGTATGGAGGATTTTCAGCCAATCTCTCACATCAAAATGTCGTAAGTCCGACAAATTATCGATCATGTTAGTGTTGTAGATGGGTACATCGTAATCTCTGATATAGGGATCCATAATGAACACCACATACAAAATATGCTCCAACCCCCGACAACAAATGGAGACAAACAAAAAGAAagccaacaaaataaaaatcaaatataccaaaaaaaaaaaataaaatgttaactTGAATATAATTACAATACATTCATCtgagctagtttttttttctgtgagtGTGAGCGTAATTTAGTAGCTGATTTCACCGTTGCTTTGGATACTATGGTGGTTTTCTGTGTTTTATCGTTCAGTTGATCCCCCGCTGATCCCTTGACACTCAGTTCGTTATCCTGATCTCGTTGAGTGTTTTGAGTTTGAAATATAGAAGGCTGTGTAGAGTTCGCTGGAGTGTTGTCAGCCTGTGGAATTACTTGTTCCGTTTCCTGTAGTTGATGCAGAGTAAACTCTTTATGATTAACAACAAGTTTGTTCTTTTTTATGAAACTGGTATTTCcttgttctttttccctttgcATGAATTTTCTCAGTTCTCGATCTTCAATACGCTGTTCTATTGTCATATCATTCGATATGGCTATTCCACTCCCCCTTAACTTTCTGCAAGTTTTTTCAAATGTGATACAAATTGTATCTTCACAGGACGATTTTTGGTCCTCCCAAGGCAGCGGAAATCATCAATGTCTCTTTCATCTATATTCACTTCCACCAGCTTTTCTAGTTCAGTACAGATAAATTCTGAATTTATCTCTTCATTTGGTTTACTCCATCCAAACACAACAATGTTATTCCTTCTGCTTCCCCTGTCAAGCCTCTCGACCCGTTCCCTTGACGAAGAGTTTTCTTGTTCAAGCTGATTTActcgaaatttcaagttttctatTTGATTTAGTATATTAGCTTCTGAAGCCTGTATACTACATTTTATCTCGTTCTTACTGAGCTCTATTTTCTCTAAGATATCTTTGACCGTCTTTTCGTCCATAATATGATAACACTCCAATATTAAATCTGagtattctcaaaaaaaaaggaaaaaaaaatacccaagCAATTTGGAGGGTGAGGTAAGAACACTCTTCACTTCCTTGGGCCCGTCAGGAAGACTTCGGACAGATAAGGTAGGCCACGGATCGACAGGAACGAGGAAACGGTCGAATCAGTGGGGAATTCGAGTATGTTTATTTTTACCTTTAATCGTTCTTAATTAGGTAAACAAGAATTTAACAGTCACaataattatttaaattaaattgaattatttaaaaaactatTACAAAAAACtatttacaacaaaaaaaatgaaaaatacacaAATATAAATGGTTTGAAGGTAATTGGCGTAATCTATTTcgatgaataaaaatgaaaaattcataaaaatgaggcgagaaaaaattattttttttattttttgtgtttttttaggTCAACTTATACGCTAGGGTTTTTTAGCAGCTATTACAAAAAACAATTCAccaccaaaaaaataaaaaatacacaAATATAAATGGTTTCAAGGTAATTGGCGTAATCTATTTcgatgaataaaaatgaaaaattcataaaaatgaggcgagaaaaaattattttttttatttttttgtgtttttctacGTCAACTTATACGCTAGGGTTTTTTAGCAGCCCATGCTGCTGCTGCGCTCCTCTAATAATCAGCTTCATTTCTGCATGTGTCCTTTGAGTAAGGGTTGCTTCTTGACCAATTCCAATGAGAATTGCAGGATTGTCTGGGAATTTGGGGGTAAATTGGAGTTGAGACTTGAGAATATGGGGTTATCGTTCCGGCAGTCGGAATGTAtggctgaaaaaaaattattaaaatcaaaatttataattaaattgATAACTTATGAAAAATACATGAAAAAGATGTGAATAAAggtgaataattaataattcattcaatgaaaCTTACCGGGTGGATATGAGATCGTGAATTAGATATTTCAGGGTATGATGGTGCTGGTGGAGGTTGCTGCATCTTGTTTGGCAGATGTTTGACCCCAGGTATAGGATCTCTATAGTAGGCCTTGAACCAATCAACCAATTGATTGATCCTATCGAACATCTGCCCCCTGAGgcgagaaaaaataattttttttattttttgtgtttttctacGTCAACTTATACGCTAGGGTTTTTTAGCAGCCTATGCTGCTGCTGCGCTCTTCTAATAATCAACTTCATTTCTGCATGTGTTCTTTAAGTAAGGGTTGCTTCTTGACAAATTCCAATGAGAATTGCAGGATTGTTTTTTAGCAGCCTATGCTGCTGCTGCGCTGTTCTAATAATCAGCTTCATTTCTGAATGTGTTCTTTAAGTAAGGGTTGCTTCTTGACCAATTCCAATGAGAATTGCAGGATTGTCTAGGAATTTGGGGGTGAATTGGGGTTGAAACTTGAGAATATGGGGTTATCGTTCCGGCAGTCGGAATGCAtggctgaaaaaaaattattaaaatcaaaatttataattaaaatGATAACTTATGAAAAATACATGAACAAGATGTGAATAAAGgtgtataattaataattcattcaatgaaaCTCACCGGGTGGATATAAGATCGTGAATTAGATCTTTCAGGGTATGATGGCGCTGGTGGAGGTTGCTGCATCTTGTTTGGCAGATGTTTGACCCCAGGTATAGGATCTCTATAGTGGGCCTTGAACCAATAAACCAATTGATTGATCCTATCGAACATCTGCCCCCTAAGgcgagaaaaaattatttttttttattttttgtgtttttctacGTCAACTTATACGCTAGGGTTTTTTAGCAGCCTACGCTGCTGCTGCGCTCTTCCAATAATCAGCTTCATTGCTGCATGTGTTCTTGTAAGGGTTGTTTCTTGACCTATTCCAATGATTTGCTGGAT
This window contains:
- the LOC123683225 gene encoding uncharacterized protein LOC123683225 — its product is MFDRINQLVDWFKAYYRDPIPGVKHLPNKMQQPPPAPSYPEISNSRSHIHPPYIPTAGTITPYSQVSTPIYPQIPRQSCNSHWNWSRSNPYSKDTCRNEADY